In Nothobranchius furzeri strain GRZ-AD chromosome 18, NfurGRZ-RIMD1, whole genome shotgun sequence, a single genomic region encodes these proteins:
- the kif26ab gene encoding kinesin-like protein KIF26A isoform X3, with protein MMDWKELAAQKLNLSSKRKKNQPSPLHPQEPSIYPTNFSGILQVSSPPAPPCLLRAVSKVKENPGMGKVKVMMRICPAPEPSDSSEFQSFLKVDSRKKQLTLYDPASSPHSISGHRRSATVAVPKIFAFDAVFTQDSSQAEVCSGTVAEVIQSVVNGADGCIFCFGQVKLGKTYTMIGKDSSMQSLGIVPCAISWLFKLINERREKTGTRFSVRVSAVEIFGKDEELKDLLSEVSTGSLQEGQSPGIHLREDPICGTQLQNQSELRAPTAEKAAFFLDAALAARSTSRPNADDDERRNSHMLFTLHIYQYRMEKSSKGGMSGGRSRLHLIDLGSCEKVLSKSRDGGGGLCLSLNALGNVIMALANGAKHVPYKDSKLTMLLRESLGNINCRTTMIAHISDSPANYADSLTTIQLASRIHRMRKKKTKYASSSSGGESSCEEGKVRRPPHLRPFHPRTVALDPDLPALLSDPEYSSSSEQSCDTVIYVGPGGAAISDRELSDNEGPPAFVPIIPSLNKKRSTKEGPLDRDQFFKCNTFAELQERLECIDGSEEPTAFVGEGKKSQASPNTDKSKEGQGSNSPKTVANIPNSQEGTSNKLFPKPVTMPCSPNIKPKLDTVMTQCIHEESASSENVLNICRTSADGEKALICENQVNTNYLATTTVLNSEPVVREKVYPNKKGLPKPAPPPLQQKVNIEKEERSSTRMPPVGMSHQAVNRRDPCTSPLFRAPVEVCQVRSTMRERCMDRDILRATVTLQQPVELNGEDELVFTVVEELSIGSIVDKGRPSSIISFNSDCSLQALASGSRPVSIISSINDEFDAYTSTVGGSEVNVAVVTPLQDGAMESIDSRGSSISSWLSEVSVCTLESEGVHSADVFIPQAKHVGPEGTFYFDPFDVFHCASPSRDPKNSLNDSGFSFSEQDSDSTASSKLSLSKCPPSPESTKGSLRFTSKFTKAHSLSSSPPPQGPSVIHSSLPRRIKPTSSTSHSSSSNSRDSPRQEAKQDDPWQRNNHSEPQISDSSSTSRFLRNPPSGIISSKTPNNGNSVPRPPKAPGSTSSQRVVDGCEKSATKNPPSKMPQLRRGATTLGTVPVIHSSTDHKGTQEVSASTASLKFSSLGKNKANSQKASNLPKPVCVSPPPPPVRKSSLDHKTKILLPQSALKSAYGEAGRTSGVRVALSEDELEVHQKIDSVHLKTSSLNTAKVTSSLKAKGSRGDSGLHYGSQMSLEKCESLSLSGSRAVLSRENSGASLGSKSNKPMPRFGIPNSSSSPIATFQSTQSGGNIGKSGPVKAIVNPRALGAVNGSKARSLSANSSKGLSSSTKSLAPPVAKNTNANLPPSGRTSAPRTTAPATNKPGRGTIMGTKQAIRAANSRVSELATGTMSGKHGRGSGDSDSGNDSGVNVSDDKLPTAMLPSPYSKITAPRRPQRYSSGHGSDNSSVLSGELPPAMGRTALFYHSGGSSGYESMIRDSEATGSASSAHDSMSESGMSSSGRARSSKYPKKRANGFQRRRLIPAPLPDTSSLGKKVGTAGQWVDLPPMSGPLKEPFEIKVYEIDDVERLQRRRLEETTEQPFQDVDKGLLYFNSKLKILERRQQQVRELRAKHQVLLEELEDTKTRLMMDPNKWMGEFEVDRDLDKESPEYLEALAQATEELEFCVNLCKSHVMMVTCFDISMPSTCCPAEGLREVEV; from the exons GTGAAAGTGATGATGCGGATTTGCCCAGCTCCGGAGCCTTCGGACTCCTCCGAGTTCCAGTCCTTCCTAAAAGTCGACAGCAGGAAGAAGCAGCTCACCCTTTATGACCCTgcatccagccctcactccatctCAGGGCACAGGAGGTCTGCCACTGTGGCTGTCCCAAAGATATTCGCCTTTGATGCTGTTTTCACCCAGGATTCCTCACAA GCTGAGGTGTGCTCAGGGACGGTAGCGGAGGTCATCCAGTCGGTGGTAAATGGTGCAGACGGCTGCATCTTCTGCTTCGGTCAAGTCAAGCTCG GCAAAACCTACACCATGATTGGTAAAGACAGCTCCATGCAGAGCCTCGGCATTGTGCCCTGTGCCATTTCCTGGCTTTTCAAGCTCATCAACGAGCGCAGGGAGAAGACTGGTACACGGTTCTCAGTCCGTGTCTCTGCGGTGGAAATCTTTGGGAAGGATGAAGAGCTGAAAGACCTGCTGTCTGAGGTGTCAACCGGCAGCCTGCAGGAAGGCCAGTCGCCGGGAATCCATCTGAGAGAGGATCCCATCTGTGGCACTCAG CTCCAGAATCAGAGCGAGCTTCGAGCCCCTACTGCTGAAAAAGCCGCCTTCTTCCTGGATGCAGCCCTGGCTGCTCGCAGCACCAGCAGACCGAACGCGGATGACGACGAGAGGCGGAACTCCCACATGTTGTTCACGCTGCACATTTACCAATATCGCATGGAGAAGAGCAGCAAAGGCGGAA TGTCGGGCGGACGGAGCAGGCTGCACCTTATTGACTTGGGGAGCTGTGAAAAGGTCCTGAGTAAGAGCAGAGACGGCGGTGGAGGCTTGTGTCTTTCCCTGAACGCACTGGGAAACGTCATCATGGCTTTGGCAAATGGGGCAAAACACGTACCTTATAA GGACAGCAAGCTGACAATGCTGTTGAGGGAGTCCCTCGGCAACATCAACTGCAGAACCACCATGATTGCCCACATTTCGGATTCTCCGGCCAACTACGCAGACTCACTCACCACCATCCAGCTGGCTTCCCGTATCCATCGCATGAGGAAGAAGAAAACAAAG TATGCATCCAGTTCTTCTGGAGGGGAAAGTTCATGTGAGGAAGGGAAGGTTCGGCGGCCGCCTCACCTAAGGCCGTTTCACCCTCGGACCGTAGCCCTGGACCCAGACTTGCCCGCCCTGCTCAGCGACCCAGAATACTCATCGAGCAGTGAACAGTCTTGTGACACCGTTATTTATGTGGGCCCTGGGGGAGCTGCGATCTCTGATAGGGAGCTGAGTGACAACGAAGGCCCACCTGCCTTTGTTCCAATCATCCCCTCCTTAAACAAGAAAAGATCTACTAAAGAAGGCCCTCTGGACAGAGACCAGTTTTTTAAATGCAACACATTTGCAGAGCTTCAGGAGAGGTTGGAGTGTATAGATGGTAGTGAAGAACCCACTGCTTTTGTTGGAGAGGGCAAGAAAAGCCAAGCTAGCCCTAACACTGACAAATCTAAGGAAGGCCAAGGCTCTAATTCACCAAAGACTGTAGCAAATATTCCCAACAGCCAAGAGGGCACGTCGAACAAACTTTTCCCCAAACCTGTCACCATGCCCTGCAGCCCTAATATTAAACCTAAACTGGACACTGTAATGACACAATGCATACATGAAGAAAGTGCTTCATCAGAAAATGTTCTCAACATTTGCAGAACTAGTGCCGATGGTGAGAAGGCCCTGATCTGTGAAAACCAGGTTAATACAAATTATCTGGCAACAACCACTGTGCTAAACTCAGAGCCTGTAGTACGGGAAAAGGTTTACCCCAACAAGAAGGGCCTGCCAAAGCCGGCACCACCCCCTTTGCAGCAGAAAGTAAATATAGAGAAGGAGGAAAGATCAAGCACCAGAATGCCACCAGTAGGAATGAGCCACCAAGCTGTGAATAGAAGGGACCCTTGCACTTCTCCTTTGTTTAGAGCTCCAGTGGAGGTCTGCCAGGTGCGTTCAACCATGAGGGAACGGTGCATGGATCGGGATATCCTTAGAGCTACGGTCACCCTGCAGCAGCCAGTGGAGCTGAATGGAGAAGATGAGTTAGTGTTCACTGTGGTAGAAGAGCTGTCTATTGGAAGTATTGTGGATAAAGGTAGGCCATCGAGCATTATAAGCTTTAATAGTGACTGCTCGCTTCAGGCTTTGGCTTCTGGTTCCCGACCTGTCAGCATTATCAGCAGCATCAATGATGAATTTGATGCGTATACATCAACTGTGGGAGGATCTGAGGTTAACGTTGCAGTGGTCACACCTCTTCAAGATGGCGCAATGGAAAGTATCGACAGCAGGGGCTCTTCTATCAGTTCTTGGTTGAGTGAGGTCAGTGTCTGCACATTGGAAAGTGAAGGGGTCCATTCTGCAGATGTTTTCATTCCACAGGCCAAACATGTGGGACCAGAGGGCACCTTTTATTTTGATCCCTTTGACGTGTTTCATTGTGCATCGCCCTCAAGAGACCCCAAGAACTCCTTAAATGACAGTGGCTTTAGTTTTTCTGAACAGGACAGTGACAGTACTGCTTCAAGCAAATTATCACTGTCAAAGTGTCCCCCATCACCTGAATCAACAAAAGGATCTCTTAGATTCACATCGAAATTTACTAAAGCCCACTCATTGAGCTCCTCGCCACCTCCACAGGGCCCCTCCGTTATACACTCCAGTCTGCCCAGGAGGATTAAACCTACCTCATCCACCTCTCACAGTAGTAGCAGCAACAGTAGAGATTCACCAAGGCAAGAGGCTAAACAGGACGATCCCTGGCAACGCAACAACCACTCAGAACCTCAGATTTCTGACTCCAGCAGCACCAGCAGATTTCTAAGAAATCCCCCtagtggcatcatttccagcaaAACACCCAACAATGGCAACAGTGTACCTCGTCCACCCAAGGCGCCAGGGTCTACCTCATCCCAGAGAGTGGTCGATGGCTGTGAGAAGTCAGCTACCAAGAATCCACCCAGTAAAATGCCTCAGCTGAGACGAGGCGCCACCACCCTGGGAACAGTGCCTGTCATTCATTCCTCCACAGATCACAAAGGAACCCAAGAGGTTTCTGCATCTACGGCAAGCCTTAAATTCTCCTCTCTGGGGAAAAACAAGGCAAACTCACAGAAAGCAAGTAATCTCCCTaaacctgtctgtgtctctccacCTCCCCCTCCAGTAAGAAAGTCCAGTCTTGATCACAAGACCAAGATCCTGCTGCCCCAAAGTGCCTTAAAGTCAGCATACGGGGAGGCAGGAAGGACCTCTGGGGTAAGGGTAGCTTTATCAGAGGATGAGCTTGAAGTACATCAGAAAATAGATTCTGTTCATTTAAAAACCTCCAGCCTCAATACAGCCAAAGTAACCTCCAGCCTGAAGGCCAAAGGGTCTAGAGGAGATTCTGGGCTGCATTACGGCAGTCAGATGTCACTGGAAAAGTGTGAAAGCCTGTCTTTATCGGGTTCCAGAGCTGTGCTTAGTAGGGAGAACAGTGGGGCAAGTCTAGGTAGCAAATCCAACAAGCCCATGCCAAGATTCGGTATTCCTAATTCGTCCAGTTCTCCAATAGCTACCTTCCAGTCTACTCAAAGTGGTGGAAATATTGGTAAATCTGGTCCAGTAAAAGCTATTGTAAATCCCAGGGCATTAGGAGCAGTTAATGGAAGTAAAGCACGCTCACTGTCAGCCAATAGCTCCAAGGGCCTCAGCTCTTCAACAAAATCTTTGGCCCCTCCTGTGGCCAAAAATACCAATGCTAACCTTCCTCCATCGGGTCGAACATCAGCCCCTCGGACGACTGCTCCGGCTACAAACAAGCCTGGGAGAGGTACCATCATGGGCACAAAGCAGGCCATTAGGGCTGCAAACAGCCGCGTGAGTGAACTAGCAACAGGTACCATGTCGGGCAAACATGGGAGAGGCTCCGGAGATTCAGACAGTGGGAATGACAGTGGCGTGAACGTGAGTGATGACAAGTTGCCCACAGCCATGCTGCCTTCGCCATATAGTAAAATCACTGCACCAAGGCGGCCTCAGCGATACAGCAGTGGCCATGGCAGCGACAACAGCAGCGTACTGAGTGGGGAGCTGCCTCCAGCTATGGGACGCACAGCTCTGTTCTACCACAGCGGAGGCAGCAGCGGATATGAAAGCATGATCAGAGACAGTGAGGCCACAGGCAGCGCTTCCTCTGCCCACGACTCCATGAGCGAAAGCGGGATGTCATCGTCAGGCAGAGCACGGAGCTCCAAATATCCCAAGAAGAGAGCTAATG GCTTCCAGAGAAGACGGTTGATCCCAGCACCCCTGCCAGACACATCCTCCCTGGGGAAGAAGGTGGGCACAGCAGGCCAGTGGGTGGACTTGCCTCCAATGTCTGGACCTTTGAAAGAGCCCTTTGAGATCAAGGTGTATGAGATCGACGATGTGGAACGACTCCAAAGACGGCGTCTGGAGGAAACCACAGAG CAACCATTCCAGGATGTTGACAAG GGTCTGCTGTATTTTAATAGTAAGTTGAAGATTCTGGAGAGACGGCAACAGCAAGTGAGGGAACTGAGGGCGAAGCATCAAGTGTTGTTAGAGGAGCTGGAGGACACAAAGACCCGGCTGATGATGGATCCTAATAAGTGGATGGGAGAGT TTGAGGTGGATCGGGATTTGGACAAAGAGtctccggagtacctggaggcgcTGGCGCAGGCCACAGAGGAGCTGGAGTTTTGCGTCAACTTGTGCAAGTCCCATGTCATGATGGTGACCTGTTTCGACATCAGCATGCCGTCGACATGCTGCCCTGCAGAGGGACTGCGTGAAGTTGAGGTCTGA